Proteins from a genomic interval of Buchnera aphidicola (Brachycaudus cardui):
- the thyA gene encoding thymidylate synthase has translation MKQYLTLIKKIIKTGNSKKDRTGTGTLSIFGYNMKFNLKKGFPLLTTKKCHIPSIIHELLWFLKGETNIKYLKQNKISIWNHWADEFGDVGPIYGKQWRSWNTLENNNIDQIKNILIQIKTDPDSRRILVSSWNVGEIHKMKLPPCHVLFQFYVFKKKLSCQLYQRSCDVFLGLPFNIASYAILIHMIAQQCDLEVGEFLWTGGDVHLYNNHIELAKKQILRTPRSLPKLIITQKPQSLFKYSFQDFKIVGYHPYPSIKAKISI, from the coding sequence ATGAAACAATATCTCACATTAATTAAAAAAATAATCAAAACTGGCAATTCAAAGAAAGACCGTACAGGTACAGGAACTCTATCTATTTTTGGTTATAATATGAAATTTAACTTAAAAAAAGGTTTTCCACTTCTTACAACAAAAAAATGTCATATTCCATCTATTATACATGAGCTTTTATGGTTTTTAAAAGGTGAGACTAATATTAAATATCTCAAACAAAATAAAATATCTATTTGGAATCATTGGGCAGATGAATTTGGAGATGTTGGTCCAATTTATGGAAAACAATGGAGAAGCTGGAATACATTAGAAAATAATAATATTGATCAAATTAAGAATATATTAATACAGATAAAAACAGATCCAGATTCTCGTAGAATTTTAGTTTCTAGTTGGAATGTTGGAGAAATACATAAAATGAAGTTACCACCTTGTCATGTTCTTTTTCAATTTTATGTCTTTAAAAAAAAATTAAGTTGTCAGCTATACCAACGTTCTTGTGACGTATTTCTTGGATTACCTTTTAATATAGCTAGTTATGCAATACTCATACATATGATAGCACAACAATGTGATTTAGAAGTAGGAGAATTTTTATGGACAGGTGGAGACGTTCATTTATATAATAATCATATAGAATTAGCAAAAAAACAAATACTTAGAACTCCTAGATCACTTCCAAAATTAATTATTACTCAAAAACCTCAATCATTATTTAAATATTCCTTTCAAGATTTTAAAATTGTTGGATATCATCCCTATCCTTCTATCAAAGCAAAAATATCTATATAA
- the miaB gene encoding tRNA (N6-isopentenyl adenosine(37)-C2)-methylthiotransferase MiaB, translating into MKYIYIKTWGCQMNEYDSSMIVSLLQEKNQYFLTKNPENADVLILNTCSIREKAQEKVFHQLGRWKKIKNKNSKVIIAVGGCVATQEGKEIYKRANYVDIIFGTQTLHKLPHMISEVEKLRKLSIDITFPKLEKFKYAVLPKKTTYTASVSIMEGCNKYCSFCVVPYTRGNEISRPCDDVLFEISTLAERGVREINLLGQNVNAYQGPTFNGKICYFSELIRLVAEIDGIDRIRFTTSNPLEFTDDIIEVYQDTPKLVSFLHLPVQSGSNRILQLMKRSYTIEDYQSIVEKLLIARPNLQISSDFIVGFPGETEVDFEKTMMFIKKINFDMSFSFIYSNRPGTPSSEMTDNTTIQEKKKRLYILQERINIQTMLWSRKMFGSIQSILVEGVSNKNAIELYGRTENNRIVTFQGSPKIIGQFVNLKIEKIHTHSLKGRII; encoded by the coding sequence ATGAAATATATATATATAAAAACTTGGGGCTGTCAAATGAATGAATATGATTCATCTATGATAGTTTCTTTATTGCAAGAAAAAAATCAATATTTTCTTACTAAGAATCCAGAAAACGCTGATGTTTTAATATTAAATACTTGTTCTATAAGAGAAAAAGCTCAAGAAAAAGTTTTTCATCAACTTGGAAGATGGAAAAAAATTAAAAATAAAAATTCGAAAGTTATTATTGCAGTAGGAGGTTGTGTTGCTACTCAAGAAGGCAAAGAAATTTATAAAAGAGCAAATTACGTAGATATAATATTCGGAACTCAAACTTTACATAAACTACCTCACATGATTTCTGAAGTAGAAAAACTTCGTAAATTATCTATAGATATTACTTTTCCTAAATTAGAAAAATTCAAATATGCTGTGCTACCTAAAAAAACAACATATACAGCATCAGTTTCTATTATGGAAGGATGTAATAAATACTGTTCTTTTTGTGTGGTACCGTATACAAGAGGAAATGAAATCAGTAGACCATGTGATGATGTTCTATTTGAAATATCAACATTAGCAGAACGAGGTGTCAGAGAGATAAATTTATTGGGACAAAATGTTAATGCATATCAAGGTCCAACTTTTAATGGAAAAATTTGCTATTTTTCAGAATTAATAAGATTAGTTGCTGAAATAGATGGTATTGATAGAATTCGATTTACGACTAGTAACCCCTTAGAATTTACAGACGATATTATTGAAGTCTATCAAGATACACCTAAATTAGTTAGTTTTCTTCATCTTCCTGTACAAAGTGGTTCTAATCGAATACTTCAATTAATGAAACGTTCATACACAATAGAAGACTATCAGTCTATTGTAGAAAAACTTCTTATTGCAAGACCAAATCTTCAAATTAGTTCTGATTTTATTGTAGGCTTTCCAGGAGAAACTGAAGTAGATTTTGAGAAAACGATGATGTTCATCAAAAAGATAAATTTTGACATGAGTTTTAGTTTTATATACTCTAACCGACCAGGAACACCTTCATCTGAAATGACAGATAATACTACTATACAAGAGAAAAAAAAACGATTATATATCTTACAAGAACGCATTAATATTCAAACCATGCTATGGAGTAGAAAAATGTTTGGAAGTATACAGTCTATTTTAGTAGAAGGTGTATCTAATAAGAATGCAATAGAATTATATGGCAGAACAGAAAATAATAGAATTGTTACTTTTCAAGGATCACCTAAGATAATCGGTCAATTTGTTAATTTAAAAATTGAAAAAATACATACACATTCATTAAAAGGACGAATAATTTAA
- the ybeY gene encoding rRNA maturation RNase YbeY, with product MKKIIINLQCSCIENQHIPQKYLFKKWIQKILYVKKNNIITIRIVNELEIKYLNYIYRGQNKATNVLSFPFNKYVTINYKLLGDLVLCKKIIEKEASRYNKKLESHWAHMTIHGVLHLLGYNHKNIKEAYMMEKIENKIMLSLNYKQPHI from the coding sequence ATGAAAAAAATTATTATTAACCTTCAATGCAGTTGTATAGAAAATCAACATATACCTCAAAAATATCTTTTTAAAAAATGGATACAAAAAATTTTATATGTAAAAAAAAACAATATAATAACGATTAGAATCGTAAATGAATTAGAAATCAAATATTTAAACTATATTTATAGAGGACAAAATAAAGCAACAAATGTTTTATCATTTCCTTTTAATAAATACGTAACAATCAATTATAAATTATTAGGAGATTTAGTTTTATGCAAAAAAATAATAGAAAAAGAAGCCTCTAGATATAATAAAAAATTAGAATCACATTGGGCTCATATGACAATACATGGAGTGCTTCATTTATTAGGATATAATCATAAAAATATTAAAGAAGCATATATGATGGAAAAAATAGAAAATAAAATAATGTTATCTTTAAATTATAAACAACCACACATTTAA
- the corC gene encoding CNNM family magnesium/cobalt transport protein CorC (CorC(YbeX) belongs to the Cyclin M Mg2+ Exporter (CNNM) family, and was characterized as belonging to a set of three proteins, at least one of which must be present for CorA to function.), producing MSDNHSQNCDKINRKGFFSILLNQIFHDEPKNREELLVLIRDSEQNELIDQDTCDMLEGVIHIAKKRIKEIMIPRTQMITLKLNYNLNKCLDIIIESAHSRFPVMSSDKNYVEGFLIAKDLLPFMRNSTGIFCIKNILRSAVVVPESKHVDRMLKEFRSKRNHMAIVIDEFGAVSGLVTIEDILELIVGEIQDEYDDEEKINIRKLQKSTFSVRALTEIKEFNETFSTNFKDDEVDTIGGLVMKEFGHLPSRGESININDYSFKISIANSSKVIQIHVTVPDNKIPILKEK from the coding sequence ATGAGTGATAATCATTCACAAAACTGCGATAAAATAAATAGAAAAGGTTTTTTTTCTATCTTATTGAATCAAATTTTTCATGATGAACCTAAAAATAGAGAAGAACTGTTAGTACTAATTCGTGATTCAGAACAAAATGAACTTATTGATCAAGATACTTGCGATATGCTAGAAGGAGTCATACATATTGCAAAAAAAAGAATTAAAGAAATAATGATTCCAAGAACACAAATGATAACATTAAAATTAAATTATAATTTAAATAAGTGTCTTGACATTATTATTGAATCTGCACATTCACGTTTTCCAGTTATGAGTAGTGATAAAAATTATGTTGAAGGATTTTTAATTGCTAAAGATTTATTACCTTTTATGAGAAATTCTACAGGTATTTTTTGTATTAAAAATATATTACGCTCAGCAGTTGTAGTTCCAGAAAGTAAACATGTAGATAGAATGTTAAAAGAATTTCGATCAAAAAGAAATCATATGGCAATAGTAATAGATGAATTTGGAGCTGTTTCCGGTTTAGTGACTATAGAAGACATACTGGAATTAATTGTTGGAGAAATACAAGATGAATATGATGATGAAGAAAAAATTAATATTAGAAAACTACAAAAATCTACATTTTCTGTTAGAGCACTGACAGAAATTAAAGAATTTAATGAAACGTTCAGTACTAATTTTAAAGATGACGAAGTAGATACAATAGGAGGATTAGTGATGAAGGAATTTGGTCATTTACCAAGTCGTGGTGAAAGTATTAATATTAATGATTACTCTTTTAAAATATCTATAGCAAATAGTAGCAAAGTTATACAAATACATGTCACTGTTCCAGATAATAAAATACCAATTTTAAAAGAAAAATAA
- the leuS gene encoding leucine--tRNA ligase — MEKEYLPEKIELYVQEYWKQNKTFQVTEDPKKEKYYCLPMIPYPSGKLHMGHVRNYTISDVIARYQRMLGKNVLQPMGWDAFGLPAEDAAIKNNTVPSAWTDNNIKHMKKQLQSLGFSYDWSREITTCKPEYYQWEQWFFTKLYEKNLVYKKNSFVNWCSYDNTVLANEQVIDGCCWRCQNKIKIKKIPQWFIKIRNYAESLYQDLKTLNQWPENVKNMQRNWIGRTKGFEITLSILNNNKKLKVFTNRLDLIMGSTFVVISPCHKLSTDLSKKNILIKNFLQKYKYFSKEEIEKVKYKGINTNMFVFHPIIEKKIPVWIANFTLQSYGTKALLSVPGHNENDWNFAIQYNLEVKYVILNSETQKLKKHTSFIDTKGILFNSQEFNGLNFQESTEEIKKILFKKKILKEKIKYKLQDWCVSRQRYWGAPIPMAKLKNGKFIPIPEDKLPVLLPDITNSIHTSDKNINSNSKWTKIFIDGHTAIKETDTFDTFMESSWYYARYTCPHFNKGMIDPRASKYWLPVDQYIGGIEHAIMHLMYFRFYNKLLRDFKLVNFDEPVKNLLCQGMVLSEAFYEIGDHSQRNWIHSSSVLKKRDEKGKIIRSYNTEGKELVYAGMIKMSKSKNNGIEPELIVRRYGADTIRLFIMFAAPVEASLEWNESNLKGIHRFLKKLWILIFQYIQISTTHKNMNFKYLNSQQTELRCQLHKTIKKVSDDISRRKSFNTAISAIIKLVNRLVKAPMEEEQDKSILRESLIAIIKMLYPFTPHFCFFVWKYFNKKISIDHEKWPIYNEKIILKKHNILIIQINGKKRNTIEISNILNKEEVFFLAQNQIVIKKYLQDKKIKKIIYIPHKIINFVTS; from the coding sequence ATGGAAAAAGAATATTTGCCCGAAAAAATAGAATTATATGTGCAAGAATATTGGAAACAAAATAAAACCTTTCAAGTAACTGAAGATCCTAAAAAAGAAAAATATTACTGTCTACCAATGATCCCATATCCTTCTGGAAAATTACATATGGGTCATGTAAGAAATTACACTATTAGTGATGTTATTGCTCGATATCAAAGAATGTTAGGAAAAAATGTCTTACAACCTATGGGTTGGGATGCTTTTGGACTACCTGCTGAAGATGCTGCTATAAAAAATAATACTGTTCCTTCAGCTTGGACTGATAACAACATAAAACATATGAAAAAACAATTACAATCATTAGGTTTTAGTTATGATTGGAGCCGAGAAATAACTACATGTAAGCCAGAATATTATCAATGGGAACAATGGTTTTTTACAAAATTATATGAAAAAAATTTAGTCTATAAAAAAAATAGTTTTGTAAACTGGTGTTCTTATGACAACACTGTTTTAGCGAATGAACAAGTAATTGATGGTTGTTGTTGGAGATGTCAGAATAAAATCAAAATAAAAAAAATTCCTCAATGGTTTATAAAAATAAGAAATTATGCTGAATCTTTATATCAAGATTTAAAAACATTAAATCAATGGCCTGAAAATGTAAAAAATATGCAACGGAACTGGATCGGCAGAACAAAAGGATTTGAAATTACTTTAAGTATTTTAAATAATAATAAAAAATTAAAGGTATTTACTAATAGATTAGATCTTATAATGGGTTCTACATTTGTTGTAATATCTCCTTGTCATAAATTATCTACAGATTTATCTAAAAAAAATATTCTTATTAAAAATTTTCTACAAAAATATAAGTATTTCTCTAAAGAAGAAATAGAAAAAGTAAAATATAAAGGTATTAATACTAATATGTTTGTGTTTCATCCAATTATAGAAAAAAAAATACCCGTTTGGATTGCTAATTTTACTCTACAATCATATGGAACAAAAGCATTATTATCTGTTCCTGGACATAATGAAAATGATTGGAATTTTGCCATACAGTATAATTTAGAAGTAAAGTATGTCATTTTAAATTCTGAAACACAAAAATTAAAGAAACATACTTCATTTATAGATACAAAGGGAATATTATTTAATTCTCAAGAATTTAACGGTCTAAATTTCCAAGAAAGTACCGAGGAAATAAAAAAAATACTATTTAAAAAGAAAATATTAAAGGAAAAAATTAAATATAAACTACAAGATTGGTGTGTATCTAGACAAAGATACTGGGGAGCACCCATTCCCATGGCAAAATTAAAAAATGGAAAATTTATACCCATTCCCGAAGATAAACTACCTGTTCTTTTACCAGATATTACAAATAGTATACATACTTCAGATAAAAATATTAATTCTAATTCTAAATGGACTAAAATTTTTATTGATGGTCATACGGCTATTAAAGAAACAGATACTTTTGATACATTTATGGAATCATCTTGGTATTATGCAAGATATACTTGTCCACACTTTAATAAAGGTATGATTGATCCAAGGGCATCTAAATATTGGCTTCCTGTTGATCAATACATTGGTGGGATAGAACATGCAATTATGCATTTAATGTATTTTAGATTTTATAATAAATTACTACGTGATTTTAAATTAGTTAATTTTGATGAACCAGTAAAAAATTTATTATGCCAAGGAATGGTACTTTCTGAAGCTTTTTATGAAATAGGAGACCATTCCCAAAGGAATTGGATTCACTCATCATCTGTGTTAAAAAAGCGTGATGAAAAAGGTAAAATTATTAGATCATATAATACAGAAGGTAAAGAACTAGTTTATGCAGGAATGATAAAAATGTCTAAATCTAAAAATAATGGTATTGAACCAGAATTAATAGTTAGACGTTATGGTGCTGATACAATTCGTTTGTTTATTATGTTTGCTGCTCCTGTAGAAGCATCTTTAGAATGGAATGAATCAAATTTAAAAGGAATCCATCGTTTTTTAAAAAAATTATGGATATTAATATTTCAATATATTCAAATAAGCACTACACATAAAAATATGAATTTTAAATATTTAAATTCTCAACAAACTGAATTACGTTGTCAATTACATAAAACCATAAAAAAAGTTTCTGATGATATAAGTCGTCGAAAATCATTTAATACTGCTATTTCCGCAATTATTAAACTAGTAAATCGACTAGTAAAAGCTCCAATGGAAGAAGAACAAGACAAATCTATTTTAAGAGAATCTTTAATTGCTATAATTAAAATGCTTTATCCATTTACACCTCATTTTTGCTTTTTTGTTTGGAAATATTTTAATAAAAAAATTTCTATCGATCATGAAAAATGGCCTATTTATAATGAAAAAATAATATTAAAAAAACATAATATTCTTATTATTCAAATTAATGGAAAAAAAAGAAATACTATAGAAATATCTAATATTTTAAATAAAGAAGAAGTCTTTTTTCTAGCTCAAAATCAAATAGTTATAAAGAAATATTTACAAGATAAAAAAATAAAAAAAATAATATATATTCCACATAAAATTATAAATTTTGTAACATCATAA
- the holA gene encoding DNA polymerase III subunit delta translates to MNIIQPAQLKEHLIKNLYSFYVLLGEDFCLINKNQDLILKYANQKGFIETITIDIEQNKDWEKVIRFCQTRNLFFNKTILIINFIINTLNIVLIKNINKISFLLHIDILIILKLNHLSGSSQIKKILHTLQLNSNIVSCFTPYNLNFTNWVLYEIEEKNINIEKKAFFLLCKYYEGDTLFIYKILDILLMTYPNTCISVDEIKKIILDFFNFSELHWINAIFQGQIKKAMYILNTFHKKRHNPLILIRSLQKDLLKLIYMNREKNININMLLKQYNISSARHKFFMYALKKINNQNYFKAIRILVNIEINIKKKYNNSVWMQLQKLTLMLSSLVFYT, encoded by the coding sequence ATGAATATTATACAACCAGCACAACTAAAAGAACATTTAATTAAAAATTTATATTCTTTCTATGTTCTTTTAGGAGAAGATTTTTGTTTAATAAATAAAAATCAAGATTTAATCTTAAAATATGCCAATCAAAAAGGATTTATAGAAACAATCACTATTGATATAGAACAGAATAAAGATTGGGAGAAAGTGATTCGTTTTTGTCAAACAAGAAATTTATTTTTTAACAAAACAATTTTAATTATTAATTTTATTATTAACACACTTAATATTGTATTAATTAAAAATATCAATAAAATATCTTTTTTATTACATATAGACATTTTAATAATATTAAAATTAAATCATCTATCAGGATCTAGCCAAATAAAAAAAATATTACATACATTACAACTTAATAGTAATATAGTTTCTTGTTTTACACCCTATAATTTAAATTTCACTAATTGGGTTTTATATGAAATTGAAGAGAAAAATATAAATATAGAAAAAAAAGCTTTTTTTTTATTATGTAAATACTATGAAGGAGATACTTTATTTATATATAAAATTTTAGATATACTATTAATGACATATCCTAACACCTGTATTTCAGTAGATGAAATTAAAAAAATTATTCTTGATTTTTTTAATTTTTCAGAGTTACATTGGATTAATGCTATTTTTCAAGGCCAAATAAAAAAGGCTATGTATATTCTAAATACATTTCATAAAAAAAGACATAATCCTCTTATTTTGATACGTTCTTTGCAAAAAGATTTACTAAAATTAATTTATATGAATCGTGAAAAAAATATAAACATTAATATGTTATTAAAACAATACAACATTTCAAGTGCACGACATAAATTTTTTATGTATGCTTTAAAAAAAATTAATAATCAAAATTATTTTAAAGCAATTAGAATTCTAGTAAATATAGAAATAAATATTAAAAAAAAATATAATAATTCTGTATGGATGCAATTACAAAAATTGACTTTAATGTTAAGTTCACTTGTATTTTATACATAA
- the tusA gene encoding sulfurtransferase TusA — translation MKKNNNTILNLIGLRCPEPIMVIRKTLRKMKKNEKILVVADDPSTKRDIPNFCYFMEHQLVEHEIKIKPYRYLLKKGL, via the coding sequence ATGAAAAAAAATAATAATACAATATTAAATTTAATTGGACTAAGATGTCCAGAACCAATTATGGTTATTCGAAAAACACTTCGAAAAATGAAGAAAAATGAAAAAATATTAGTTGTAGCAGATGATCCATCTACAAAAAGAGATATTCCAAATTTTTGTTATTTTATGGAACATCAATTAGTCGAACATGAAATTAAAATTAAACCGTATCGTTATTTATTAAAAAAAGGATTATAA
- the asd gene encoding aspartate-semialdehyde dehydrogenase, which translates to MMKCVGLIGWRGMVGSVLLKRMEEENDFLNIRPIFFSTSQCGQDIPIIKHVLPDTLKDAYDIDLLKQMDIIITCQGSLYTQEIYPRLKQYSWKGYWIDAASLLRMENDSTIILDPVNYGVIKNSISNGIKTFIGGNCTVSLMLMSLGGLFQRELIEWISFSTYQAASGAGARHMIELLEQMGMLYNSISQDLSNPSLSILDIERKVTQISRSDEFPIKNFSIPLAGSLIPWIDVEMNNGQTREEWKGQSETNKILGFKNKFLIDGTCVRIGSLRCHSQSFIIKLKKDLSLENIEDIIANHNDWVNIIPNTVEDTLSELTPSAVTGTLKIPIGRLKKLNMGTKYISAFTVGDQLLWGAAEPLRRMLNILINI; encoded by the coding sequence ATGATGAAATGTGTTGGATTAATTGGTTGGCGTGGAATGGTAGGATCAGTTTTGTTAAAACGTATGGAAGAAGAAAATGATTTTCTAAACATTCGTCCTATTTTTTTTTCAACATCTCAATGTGGTCAAGATATTCCTATAATCAAACACGTATTACCTGATACTTTAAAAGATGCGTATGATATTGATTTATTAAAACAAATGGATATTATTATCACGTGTCAAGGTAGTCTTTATACTCAAGAAATATATCCAAGATTAAAACAATATAGCTGGAAAGGTTATTGGATAGATGCTGCTTCTCTTTTAAGAATGGAAAATGATTCTACAATTATATTAGATCCAGTTAATTATGGTGTAATAAAAAATTCTATCAGTAATGGAATTAAAACTTTTATAGGTGGCAATTGCACAGTTAGTTTAATGCTTATGTCTTTAGGTGGTTTATTTCAAAGAGAATTAATTGAATGGATTTCTTTTTCTACCTATCAAGCAGCATCTGGTGCTGGTGCGCGTCATATGATAGAGTTATTAGAACAAATGGGAATGTTATATAATTCTATTTCTCAAGATTTATCTAATCCATCTTTATCAATTTTAGATATTGAGCGTAAAGTAACGCAAATATCTCGTAGCGATGAGTTTCCTATTAAAAATTTTTCTATACCATTAGCTGGTAGTTTAATACCTTGGATTGATGTAGAAATGAATAATGGACAAACTCGTGAAGAATGGAAAGGTCAATCTGAAACTAATAAGATTTTAGGTTTTAAAAATAAGTTTTTAATTGATGGTACATGCGTACGAATTGGTTCTCTTAGATGTCACAGTCAATCATTTATCATTAAATTAAAAAAAGATTTATCTTTAGAGAATATTGAAGACATCATTGCTAATCATAATGATTGGGTAAATATCATTCCTAATACTGTAGAAGATACATTATCAGAATTAACTCCATCTGCTGTAACTGGTACATTAAAGATACCAATAGGTCGTTTGAAAAAATTGAATATGGGTACGAAATATATATCTGCTTTTACTGTAGGAGACCAATTATTATGGGGTGCTGCGGAACCTTTAAGAAGAATGTTAAATATATTAATTAATATATAA
- a CDS encoding YhgN family NAAT transporter, with translation MTEIISTTILLILIMDPLGNLPIFMTVLKHLEAKRQRIIIIREMVIALIVMLLFLFVGEKILIILNLKTETVSISGGIILFLIAIKMIFPSEENNNGVSSDEEPFLVPLAIPLVAGPSLLATLMLLSHQYLHDMSYLVLSLLIAWCFTMIILLLSGLFLKLFGAKGVNALERLMGLVLIMLSTQMFLDGIRAWFKN, from the coding sequence ATGACTGAAATAATTTCTACTACTATATTACTGATTCTAATTATGGATCCTTTAGGAAATCTTCCAATATTTATGACAGTATTAAAACATCTAGAAGCAAAACGACAAAGAATCATAATTATACGAGAAATGGTGATAGCGTTAATTGTTATGCTATTATTCTTGTTTGTTGGAGAAAAAATACTTATTATTCTAAATTTAAAAACTGAAACTGTTTCTATATCTGGTGGTATTATTTTATTTTTAATTGCTATTAAAATGATTTTTCCTTCTGAAGAAAATAATAATGGAGTTTCTTCAGATGAAGAACCCTTTTTAGTACCTTTAGCTATCCCATTAGTTGCAGGTCCATCTTTATTAGCAACATTAATGTTATTATCACATCAATATCTACATGATATGTCTTATTTAGTTTTATCATTACTAATAGCATGGTGTTTTACCATGATAATATTATTATTATCTGGTTTATTTTTAAAATTGTTTGGTGCTAAAGGTGTTAATGCTTTAGAACGTCTTATGGGATTAGTTTTAATCATGCTTTCAACTCAAATGTTTCTTGATGGTATTAGAGCATGGTTTAAAAATTAA
- a CDS encoding phosphoglycerate kinase, with protein MTIQKMTSLNITGKTVLIRSDLNVPIKNGIIQSDARILAALPTIELAIKKRAKVIIMSHLGRPKEGMYTKKYSLFPIFEYLKQKLHQTNIYFLNDYTKDIKLDLGEVAILENVRFNKGELSNSNELSKKYSDLCDIFIMDAFGSAHRMQASTYGVGKFVKIACAGLLLIKEIKELKKALKNPKRPMTAIIGGSKVSTKFDILNKLCEIADTVIVGGGIANTFLAIDYKIGKSLHELDFIFEAKKLRDKYNIIVPIDSRVGRNFNKTEKSIIKSPSNIKEDEEIMDFGDKSIENVLKVIRKSQTIIWNGPVGVFEFPYFRKGTEIIAKEIAKSNAFSIAGGGDTLSVIDMFNIKNDISYISTGGGAFLEFIEGKKLPAIYILEENFKLNNIINYNF; from the coding sequence ATGACTATTCAAAAAATGACTTCATTAAATATAACTGGAAAAACCGTTTTAATAAGAAGTGATTTAAATGTTCCTATAAAGAATGGAATCATTCAGTCTGACGCTAGAATACTAGCTGCTCTTCCAACTATTGAATTAGCAATTAAAAAAAGAGCTAAAGTCATTATAATGTCTCATTTAGGAAGACCTAAAGAAGGAATGTATACAAAAAAATATTCTTTATTTCCTATATTTGAATATTTAAAACAAAAACTACATCAAACTAATATCTATTTTTTGAACGACTATACAAAAGATATTAAACTTGATTTAGGAGAAGTAGCTATTTTAGAAAACGTTCGTTTTAATAAAGGCGAATTAAGCAACAGTAATGAACTATCTAAAAAATATTCTGATTTGTGCGATATATTTATCATGGATGCTTTCGGTAGTGCACATAGAATGCAAGCATCTACTTATGGTGTTGGAAAATTTGTTAAAATTGCATGTGCTGGATTACTTTTAATAAAAGAAATTAAAGAATTAAAAAAAGCATTAAAAAATCCAAAGCGTCCTATGACAGCTATCATCGGTGGATCTAAAGTATCTACTAAATTTGATATACTAAATAAATTATGTGAAATCGCAGATACTGTAATAGTAGGCGGTGGCATCGCTAATACTTTTTTAGCTATTGATTATAAAATTGGAAAATCATTACACGAATTAGATTTCATATTTGAAGCTAAAAAATTACGTGATAAGTACAATATTATTGTACCAATCGATTCTCGTGTTGGAAGAAATTTTAATAAAACTGAAAAATCTATAATTAAATCACCTAGTAATATTAAAGAAGATGAAGAAATCATGGATTTCGGTGATAAATCTATTGAAAATGTTCTTAAAGTTATTAGAAAATCTCAAACAATTATTTGGAATGGTCCAGTCGGAGTATTTGAATTTCCATATTTTCGAAAAGGGACTGAAATAATTGCTAAAGAAATTGCAAAAAGTAATGCATTTTCAATAGCTGGAGGAGGTGATACATTATCTGTGATCGATATGTTTAATATAAAAAATGATATCTCTTATATTTCAACTGGAGGAGGAGCATTTTTAGAATTTATAGAAGGCAAAAAACTACCTGCAATTTATATTCTAGAAGAAAACTTCAAACTGAATAATATAATTAATTATAACTTTTAA